The Sphingopyxis fribergensis DNA segment GACATGCAAAAGGGGCAGCCGCCGGTCTGGCGCGCTGCCCTTTTTGGTCTCTGCCCCGAATGCGGTGCGTCGACGCTGTTCGACGGGCCGGTGAAGTTCGAGGAAAAGTGCCGCGTCTGTGCCCTCGATTACAGCCGATACAATGTAGGTGACGGGCCTGCGGCGTTTCTGACGCTGATCATCGGCGCGTTGCTCATCGCGATTGCGCTGACGCTCGATGCCGTCGTGCGCCCGCCCTTGTGGGTCCATATCATCCTGTGGGTGCCGCTGACCGCCGCCGCGGTCGTCTATGGCCTGCGCGTCGGCAAGGGCGCGCTGCTGGCGAGCGAACACCAGCGACAGGCGGCAGAGGGCCGCAAGGTGGAGGACAAGAATGACTGATCCCGCCGAAGCCCAGGCGCCCGCCCGGCGCTGGCCGCTGATCCCGACGATCCTCGTTCTCGCCGCGGTCGCGGCGATGGTCGCGCTCGGCGTCTGGCAGCTTCAGCGCAAGAACGAGAAAGAGGCACTGATCGCGCTGTTCCAGCGCAACATGGCGATGTCGTCGACCGTCGCCTATCCCGAACTGCCGCCCGTTCCCGATGCTTTCCTGTATCGCAAGAGCAGCGTCGTCTGCCTTGAACCCGTCCGCTGGGATCCGCGCAGCGGCACCGATCGCAAGGGCCAGTCGGGGATCCGCATGATCGCCGACTGCCGGACGGGCGCCGAGGGGCCGGGCGTGCTCATCGATGTCGGCATCGGCGACGATTTCGCGCCGCCCAAATGGAGCGGCGGAACAGTGCAGGGGACGATCGTTCCCGGGCCCGAACAGCCGACGGTGATGGAGCGCGCGATGGGCAAGGCGGTGCCCGCGCGGGCGATGCTGATTGCCGACACGCCGGTGACGGGATTGCGCGCCAGCGCGGTGCCCTCGGCCGACGATACGCCGAACAACCATCTAGCCTATGCCTTTCAATGGTTCTTCTTCGCGATCGTTGCGCTGATTATCTACATCCTCGCGGTCCGCCGCCGCTTGCAGCCGTGACGGCGCGCCGCTAGGCGCTGGGTCGCCATGGAATATATCAGCACTCGCGGCTCTGCGCCGACCCTCGACTTTCGTGCCGCGACCTTGGCTGGCCTCGCCAGCGATGGCGGCCTTTATGTGCCAGCGAAATGGCCGCAAATGTCGGCCGACGAAATCCGTGCGCTTGCGGGTCTCGACTATGCCGAAACCGCAGTGCGGATCATGGCGCCCTTCGTCGAGGGTGTGCTGACCGAGGATGAGCTGCGCGACCTGTGCCGCGCCGCTTATGGCCGCTTCAGCCACGACGCGGTCACCCCGCTCGTCCAACTCAACCATCGCCACTGGCTGCTCGAACTGTTCCACGGCCCGACGCTGGCGTTCAAGGACGTCGCGCTGCAACTGCTCGGGCAACTGTTCGAGAAGTTCCTCGCTGGCGGCGACACGAACATCACGATCGTCGGCGCGACATCGGGCGATACCGGATCGGCGGCGATCGAGGCGGTCGCGGGGCGCGAGCATATCCAGATCTTCATGCTCCATCCCGAAGGGCGCGTCAGCGACGTGCAGCGGCGGCAGATGACGACGGTGCTGGCGCCCAACGTCCATAATATCGCGATCGACGGCAGCTTCGACGATGCGCAGGCGATGGTGAAGCGGCTGTTCGGTGACGAGGAGGCGCGCGGTCAGGTGAACCTGTCGGCGGTGAACAGCATCAACTGGGCGCGGCTGATGGCGCAGGTTGTCTATTATTTCTATGCCGCGGTTCGGCTCGGCGGCCCCGACCGTCCGGTGGCGTTCAGCGTGCCGACGGGCAATTTCGGCGATGTGTTCGCGGGCTATGTCGCGGCGCAGATGGGGCTGCCGATTGCCCGGCTCGTCGTCGCGACCAACGTCAACGACATCCTCCACCGCGCCCTGACCAGCGGCGACTATAGCGCCGGGACGGTCACCGCGACCGCGACCCCCAGCATGGACATTCAGGTCAGCAGCAATTTCGAACGGCTGCTGTTCGATCTCGCGGGCCGCGACGGCGCCGCGATCACCGGGATGATGGGCGAGTTCGACCGCAATCGCGCGATGTCGATCCCCGCCGATATGCTGGCGGGCGCGCGCGGGCTGTTTTCGAGCGCGAGCATTGATGGCGACACGATGGCGCTCGCGCTGCGCTGGGCGCAGGAAAAGGGCGGGCAGATCATCGATCCGCACAGCGCGGTCGGCCTTGCCGCCGCCCGCGCGCTCGAGATCGATGCCGATATTCCCGTCGTCACGCTCGCGACCGCGCATCCCGCGAAGTTTCGCGAAGCCGTCGAGCGTGCGACCGGCGTGCGCCCGCCGCTGCCCGCGCGCCTCGGCAATCTGTTCGACCGCGAGGAGCGCTATTCGCGCCTTCCCGGCGACTATGACGCGGTGAAGGCCTTTGTCCTCGCGGAAGCCGCGCGTGGCTGATCTTCTGCCTCTCGTCACGCTCGTCGGCGAAGCATGGGATGATTATGGGCTGGTCGACAGCGGGAACGGGCGCAAGCTCGAACGCTATGGCCGCTATCGCTTCATTCGTCCCGAACCGCAGGCGATGTGGGCGCCCGCGCTGCCCGCCAGCGAATGGGAGGCCGCCGATGGCGAGTTCATTCCCGCCTCGGACGACGATGGCGGCGGTCGCTGGTATTATAACAAGCCCGTGCCGGCAGAGGGCTGGCCGCTCGCGTGGCGCGAAACGCGTTTCACCGCGCAATGCACGCCCTTCCGCCACCTCGGCTTTTTCCCTGATATGGCACCCGTATGGGACTGGCTGCGCGACCGCGTCGCCGACAAGGCCGACCCTGCGTTCCTGAACCTGTTCGGTTACACCGGCGTCGGCAGCCAGGCACTCGCTGCGGTGGGCGCATCGGTCACGCATGTCGACGCCTCAAAGAAGTCGGTGGGGCAGGCGCGCGAGAATGCAGCGCTCGCTGGCATGGCCGACAAGCCGGTGCGCTGGATACTCGACGATGCGGGAAAATTCACCGCGCGCGAGGTCCGGCGCGAGAAGCGCTATGACGCGATCCTGCTCGATCCGCCCAAGTTCGGCCGTGGCCCGACCGGCGAGCGCTGGCAGCTTGAGGAGGGGCTGGCGCCCTTGCTCACCGACTGTCGCCAGTTGCTCGACGCGGACAGTCGCGCGCTGTTCCTCACCGTCTATGCCGTGCGCATGTCGGCGCTCGCGATCGGCGAACTGCTGGCGCAGCTTTTCGCCGACCTGCCGGGAAAGGTCGAGTGCGGGGAGCTTGCGGTGCGCGAGGAGGCGAGGGGGCTGCTGCTGCCGACCGCCATATTCGCGCGCTGGAGTCGTTGAGCGACGGCCGCTCGCGCAAGCGGACCTGCCTTTGCGGTGAACCGAGCAACTCTGGGGTGCCGACCTCGTTGCTTGGACAGGGGGCGGCACGGCTGGCTCTTCCCGCCGCTGCTTCGCCCTCGATGCCAAAGGAGAAATTTCCATGGCCGACACGCTTGCACGCGATGAAACGCATCGGTTGATTTCGTCTGAAAAGGTCGAAGGGACCAAGGTCTACAACCCGCAGAATGAAAAGCTTGGCACGATCGCCAATGTCATGATCGACAAAAGATCGGGCAATAGCGAATATGCCGTCATGGAATTCGGCGGCCTGTTCGGTCTTGGCAGCGACCGTTATCCGATTCCCTGGGACATGCTGACCTATGACGTCGACAAGGGCGGTTATGTGGTCGACATCGCCAAGGAGAAGCTGACCGGTGCCCCGCGCTATGCGCGTGACGACACGCCCGAATATACCGATGAATATGGTCGGACCATCTATGGATATTACGGGCTCAGCTATCCGATGCTGTAATCGGCGACGCCCTATATGACGATGAGCGGCCGGCGAGGAGTGGCTGGCCCGCTCCACCGTTAACGTCCACCCGAAACAAATGGAGCGCGATCGTTCGCGGTGTCGGTTGTCGGCCCGCGAACGATTTCCGTTCGATGATCTTTGCTGCATACGTTTGGTGCAGCAAAAAGCGCAGCATTGTGACCGAAATGTCACAGGCTGTGCGTTGACAATGAGAACGTTCCCATTTAGATAACGTTCACATAACGGGAATGCCGCCAGCAAAGAGCGGCTATTTGGGAGGAAAAGGGATGCGGGCGTCTCAAAAGCAGTGGTTTGCCAAATTTCTGGTCGGTACGTCGGCACTGTCCATGATGGGCATCGCGCAGGCTGCGGTCGCACAGGAAGCGCCGGCCGACGGTGAAGTGAACGGCGACGAGATCGTCGTTACCGGCATTCGCGCCAGCCTTGCCGCGTCGGCCGATATCAAGCGCGAGGCGCAGGGCGTCGTCGACGCGATTTCGGCCGAAGACATCGGCAAATTCCCCGACACCAATCTTGCCGAATCGCTGCAGCGCATCACCGGCGTGTCGATCGACCGTCAGAATGGCGAAGGTTCGCTTGTCACGGTTCGCGGCTTCGGTCCCGAATTCAACCTGATAACGGTCAACGGCCGTCAGGTCCCGACGGCAAATATCGGCGGCGGCGATGGTGCGCCGTCCTCGCGTTCGTTCGACTTTGCCAATCTGGCTTCGGAGGGTGTCGCTTCGGTCGAGGTTTACAAGAGCGGCCGCGCTACCGTCGAGTCGGGGGGCATCGGCTCGACGATCAACATCCGCACGCCGCGCCCGCTCGACAATCCGGGGATGCGCGGCAGCCTGTCGGTCAAGGGCGTCTATGATTCGTCGCGCAACGATGGCGAGCCGATCACCCCCGAAGTGTCGGGCATCTTCAGCGCGACCTTTGCCGAAGACCGCATCGGCATCATGGTCGCTGGGTCGTATCAGAAGCGCAAGTCGAGCACCAACCGGGCGAATGTCGGCTGGCGCGACGGCTATCTTGGCAACGAGAATAACTGGGGTTCGCTGGCCAATCCGACGCGTATTGTCAACGGGGTGGAAGTGCCCGATCCGCGCTATGCGAACATCACGAACAGGCCCGAGGCTGGCGATGTCTATCAGGTCCCCCAGAATGCGTCATACGACCTTAACGACATCAATCGCGAGCGCATCAACGGGCAGGCGGTATTGCAGTTCCGGCCGACCGACGAACTGACCGCGACGGTCGATTATATCTATTCGCGCAACACCGTCGAAACACGCAACAGCAACGTCGGCGTGTGGTTCAACCACGATGACACGTCGAGCGCGTGGACCGACGGCCCGGTCGCGGGCCCGATCTTTTACAGCGAGGAATTTGCCGCGCCCACCGGCACGCCCGGCCCCAATGCCCTCTATGGCGGCAAGGATCTATCCTACAGCGGTGCGCTGACCGAAAATCGGGCGGAGAATAATTCGCTCGGCTTCAATCTCGAGTGGAAAGGCACCGATGGGGTGACCTTCGAGCTCGACGCGCATCATTCGACTGCCGAAGTCAATCCGGTCAATCGCTTCGGTTCGAGCGTGTCGCTCGGCAACGCCGTCTTTGGCGTCCAGAACCAGGCGATCAATTTCGAGAACGACCTGCCGGTCATCTCTTATGGTATGTACCCCGGCATCGATCCGCTCGATGCGTCGTTGATCACCCCGACGGGCAATGCTTTTCGCAACGCTTTTTTCCGTAACCGGATCAACCAGGTGCAGTTGCGCGGGCGATATGACCATGACAGCGGCTTCCTCGACAGCATCGATTTCGGCGTCTCCTATGTCGACAGCAAGGTGCGATCGGCGTTCGGCACGGTGCAGAACGACGATACCTGGGGCGGTGCCGGCCCGGCGTCGGATATTCCTGACGATATTTTCAAGCTCGTCACGCTGCCCGACAAATTCCCGGGACTTGCCCAGCCGGGGATGATCCAGAGTTTCTACACCTTCGATTTCGAGCGGCTCGCCGATCTGAACGAGCAGAATTATCAGGTCTGCAGCAACCCTGCGACGGGCGCCGCGCAGCCGGGCACCTGCCTTGCGGTGTTCAATACCGACCGGCGCATAACCGAAAAGACGCTCGCGCCCTATCTGCAGGTGGGGACCGTATTCGATCTGTTCCAGAATCCTGCCCACTTCACGGCGGGTATCCGGTACGAAACGACCGACATCTCGTCGGCGGCGTTGGTGCCGGTGCCGGTTACGACGACATGGATCGGCGACAATGAATTCAACGTCGTCTTTTCGGGCGAAAGCGATTTCACGCGGTTCAAGGGATCTTACGACAATTGGCTGCCCGCCGTCGATTTCGACATCTCGCCGATGGAGAATGTCAAGCTGCGCGCGTCGTACAGCCACACGATCACGCGTCCCGATTATGCCAGCATGCAGGGCGGCCGGACGATCGATACGCTGTTCCGCGTTGGCGGCGGCACCGGCGCGCAAGGCAACCCGGGGCTGATCCCGTACAAGTCGAAGAATATCGACCTGTCGGCGGAATGGTATTACGCCCGCGATTCCTACCTGTCGGTGGGCTATTTTCACAAGGATGTGAGCAATTTCATATCCTCGACGCGGATCGACTCGAACGCGTTCGGGTTGACGACGCCGGTGGGCGGAACGCGCTGGAATGCGGCGATCGCATCGATAGGGTCGGGCGCAACCGCATCGCAAATCCGGCAATATATCTTCGAGAATTTCCCCGAAACAACTACCATCACCGGGGGCGGGGGCGGTCAGCCCTTCACCGGCATCATCAATGCCGCGCCCGGCGATCCGCTCGTCAATTTCGAGATCGGAACGCCGGTGAACAGCGACCAGACCGCGTCGCTCAACGGCTGGGAGTTCGCGATCCAGCACAGTTTCTGGGACACCGGCTTCGGCGTCATCCTGAACTATACGATCGTCAACGGCGACGCGACCTACGACAATACGCAGCCGTCGTCGGCGGCGCAGTTCGCGCTCACGGGGCTCAGCGACAGTGCCAACGCCGTCGCCTTTTATGACAAGGGCGGGTTGCAGGCACGCGTTGCGTGGAACTGGCGCGACAAATTCCTGACGCAAACGGGTCCGAACCCCTTCTATATCGAAGAATATTGGCAGATCGACGCGAGTGCGAGCTATGAGTTCATCCCCGGACTCACGGGCTTCGTCGAGGCGATCAACCTGACCGGCGAAGGGCGCCGCGGGCACCTCCGCCACAAGAATAATGTCAACTTCGCCGAGCCGGGCTTTGCCCGCTATGCGGCAGGGGTCAGGTTCAGCTTCTAAGGCGGGTGGGGCACCTCCGCCGGGTCGCAGGCAGAAAGGGCCGTGTCCTCCCCGGGCGCGGCTCTTTTGCGTGACGGCGGCGGCAAGCTCGCTTAGGATCGACGGCAATGAATGAAGCGATCGAGAGGATTGTCATCGTAGGGGGCGGCACCGCCGGCTGGCTCGCCGCGTCGCGGCTTGCCAGCTCGCGTCGGGCCAAAGCGGGAAGGCTGTTGGTCACGCTGATCGAGGCACCCGACATCCCGACGATCGGCGTCGGCGAGGGTACCTGGCCGACGATGCGCGCGACGCTGGCGGCGATCGGGATCGGCGAGGCCGAGTTCCTGGTCGCGTGCGACGGATCGTTCAAACAAGGGTCGCGGTTCGACGGCTGGCTGACCGGGGAGGAGGACGACCGCTATCTGCACCCTTTCACCTCGCCGCCCTCGGCACCGACCGCCGAGTTGCTCGCCGCCTGGCAGGCGGGCGCGTCCGAGCTGACGTTCGCGGCGGCGATGGGCGCGCAGGCGCATATCTGCGACCTAGACCTCGCCCCGCGGCAACGCGCGATGCCCGACTATCAGGGCGCCGCGAATTACGCCTATCACCTCGACGCCGGCAAGTTTGCGGCGCTGCTCGCATCGCACGCGGTCCAAAAGCTCGGCGTGCGGCATATTTCGGATCATGTCGTCGCGGTGGCGCGCGATGCCGGGGGCGGCATCGCCTCGGTCGCGACGCGCCAGAATGGCGATGTGGCGGGTGACCTGTTCATCGACTGTAGCGGCCATGCGTCGCTGCTGATCGGCAACCATCTGGGCGTCGAGTGGATCGACCGAAGCGACACTTTGTTCAACGATCGCGCGCTCGCCGCGCAGGTGCCGGTCGCGCCCGGCAGTCCGGTCGCCTCGCAAACGGTATCGACCGCGCACGCCGCAGGCTGGATCTGGGACATCGGCCTGCCCGGTCGCCGCGGTATCGGCTGCGTCTATGCCAGCCGGTTTATGGACGATGATGCGGCCGAAGCGACGTTGCGCGCCTATATCGCGCGCGCGCTGCCCGACGCGCCCGAGGTTCCGGTGCGCCGCCTGAGCTTTCCGACCGGGCATCGGGCACGGTTCTGGGAAGGGAATTGCATCGCGATCGGTCTGTCGGCGGGGTTCATCGAACCGCTCGAGGCGTCGGCGATCGTGATGATCGAATTGTCGCTGAACGCGCTGCTCGACAATTTTCCGGCGAGCCGCGCGGCGATGGCAATCCACGCCGAGCGGTTTAACGAGTTGTTCCGCTATCGCTGGGATCGCATCGTCGAGTTCCTCAAACTCCACTATGCGCTCAGCCGCCGCGAAGAGCCCTATTGGCTGGCGCAGCGCGATCCCGCGCATGTTCCGCCGCGGCTCGCGACAATGCTGCAACTGTGGCGCGACCAGCCGCCGTCGGCGTGGGATTTCCCGCGCGTCGACGAGATTTTTTCGGCCGAAAGCCATCAATATATTCTCTATGGCATGGGTTATCCGGTGCCGGCCGATCTGCCGGCGAGCGAGCGGGCGGCCGCGTTGCTAGCCGAGAACCGGCAGCGTGCCCGCTCGCTCGCGGCGGCGCTGCCCGCCAATCGTGATTATCTCGACGCGCTTCGCCCCGATAGCAATGCCGCGGCAGCGCGATAGGAAAGGAATTTGATGCCCAGCCACGCCGTCCTCGACAACAAGACCCACCGCGACCTGCGCATTCGAACCGACGCGGGTGCGGACCTCGGCGACGACATCATGGCGACGTTGACGGTGCCGAGCGAATTCCGGCGCGTTCAGGCGCATTTCCCGATTCTCTTCCGCCGCGAAACGGGGCGCGACGCGTTTACGGCGATGGCGATGTTCGGTTTCCAGAATGGCGAGAATCTGTTCCTCGACGGTGATCGCTGGGATGCTCGCTATCGCCCGCTGTCGGTCGCGATCCAGCCGTTCCTGATCGGGCGCCCGCCAAGTGGAGAGGGCCCGGGTCAGGTGCATATCGACATGGACCATCCCCGCATCGCTGCGGCGAGCGAGGGGGTTCGGCTGTTCGACGCGGATGGCAATGCGACGCCCTATCTCGACGAGATCGCCGAGCGGCTCGGCGACCTCGACGAAGGCTATCGCGAGAGCGGCGCCTTTTACGACGCACTGCTCGCCTATGACCTTCTCGAACCGTTCAGCCTCGAGGTGACGCTCGACGACGGATCGCTCCATTCGCTCGTCGGGTTCCACATCATCGACGAGGCGAAGCTGCGCGCGCTCGATGGCGAGGCGCTGGGCAGCCTGCATGCGGCGGGGCATCTGATGCCGATGTTCATGGCACTCGCGTCGCTGTCGCAGCTGTCGGTGCTCGTCGCACGCAAGAACCGCAGGCTGGGCGGTGGCTGAAGCCGACGCCTCGATTTACACCCGCTTGGGCTCCGTGCCCGAGCGCGAATGGGATAAGGGGGCGGGGCTCGACGCGTTGCTGGAAGGCGCGCGCGAGCCCTTCGTCCTTCGCGGTCTCACCGCCGACTGGCCGCTGGTCGAAGCGGGCAAGGCCAGCGCGCAGGGCGCCCGGCGCTATCTGCTCGACCGCGCGCGCGACCGCCCGTTCAAAGTGTCGATCGGCCCGCCGGGCCATGACGGGCGCCTGTTTTACGACGCCGACATGGAGATGAATTTCCGCGTCGGCACGGGCAAGCTCGCCGACATTTTCGCCGGGATCGACAAGGCCGAGGAGCTGGGCGAGGCCCGCACCGTCTATCTCGCGTCGATCGATATGCAGTCGCATTTCGACGGGCTCGATGAAGCCAATTCGGTCGATCTGGGCGACCGCGACCCGATCCGGAGCATCTGGATCGGCACGCGCACGCAGATTGCGGCGCACAATGATTTTCCCGACAATCTGGCGTGCTGCGCCGTCGGTCGCCGCCGCTTCACACTGTTCCCGCCGCGCCAGTTCCGCAACCTCTATCTGGGTCCGATCGACAACACCCCCGCGGGCCGCGTCGTCAGCATGGTCGATTTCGATGCCCCCGACCTCGCTGCGCACCCGCGCTTCGTCGACGCGATGGCCGAGGCGCAGACGGTGGAACTCGAGCCCGGCGACGCGATCTTCATTCCGTCGATGTGGTGGCACCATGTCGAGGGGCTCGAAGGCTTCAACGTCCTGGTGAATTACTGGTGGCGGCGTACGCCGGCGTGGCTCGGCCAGCCGCAGGCGGCGCTCAATCACGCGATCCTCGCGATCCGCGACCTGCCGCCCGAGGACAGGGCGATCTGGCGCGAGCAGTTCGACCATTATGTCTTCGACAATGACGCCAGCGTCACCGACCATATTCCCGAAACCGCGCGCAGCATCCTTGCCCCGCTCACGTCCGAGACGGCGGGCCGGCTGCGCGCCTTCTTGCTGAGGGCTTTGAGTAAATGAGCGACAAGAAACCTGTCCGCGTCGTCATCGCGGGCGGCGGCACCGCGGGATGGATGATGGCGTCGGCGATCGCGCGCACGATGGGGCACACGGTCGACCTGACGCTCGTCGAGTCTGAGGCGATCGGCACGATCGGTGTCGGCGAATCGACGATCCCGCCGCTCGTCAATTTCAACCGCATCCTCGGCATTCCTGAACCCGACTTCATGCGCGCGACGCAGGCGACCTTCAAGCTGGGCATCCTGTTCGACAATTGGAAGCATGACGGCGACAGCTATTTCCACAGCTTCGGCCTGTCGGGCAAGGATCATTGGTCGGCGGGGTTCCAGCATTTCTGGCTCAACGCGCGCGAACGCGGGCTCGAACAGCCTTATGAGGATTATTGCCTCGAACTCGTCGCCGGAATGCAGGGCAAGTTCGCGCACCTGCCCGAAGACCGGATGAATTACGCCTATCATGTCGATGCGACGCTTTATGGGCGTTATCTACGCAAGCTGGCGGAAGCCGACGGGTGCACGCGCGTCGAGGGCAAGATTTCGCGCGTCGAACTGGACGGCGAGAGCGGCGACATCGCCGCTCTGCATCTGGATGGCGAGCGGCGGATCGAGGGCGATATGTTCGTCGATTGCACCGGCTTTCGCGGCCTGCTGATCGACGGGGCGCTGCACGCGGGGTTCGAGGATTGGAGCCACTGGCTGCCGAACGACAGCGCGATTGCGGTGCAGTCGAAACATCTCGGCCCGCCGATGCCCTATACGCAGGCGATCGCGCACGACGCCGGGTGGCAATGGCGCATCCCGCTGCAACACCGGATGGGCGCGGGGATCGTCTATACCAGCGGTTACCTGTCGCGCGACGAAGCCTATGACCGGCTGATGGGCAGCGTCGGCGAGCCGCTGATCGAGCCGTTCGACATCAAGTTCAAGGGCGGGGTGCGGCGCAAGCAATGGTTCCGCAATTGCGTCGCGGTCGGCCTTGCGGGCGGCTTCGTCGAACCGCTCGAGGCAACGACGGTCCACCTGATCCAGCGCGCGGTGCTGCGCTTCATACGCCTCATGCCCAACGGGCGCGTCAGCGAGCGCGACGCGCAGGAGTTCAACGACCAGCAGCGCACCGATATCGAACAGATCCGCGATTTCGTCGTGCTCCATTACAAGGCGACCAACCGCCGCGACAGTCCGTTCTGGCGCCACGTCGCGGCGATGCCGATCCCCGATTCGTTGCAGCAGAAGATCGAGCTGTTCCGCGAAACGGGCCGCGTGTTCCGCAAGAACGAGGAGCTTTTCGCCGAGAATAGTTGGGTGCAGGTGATGATGGGGCAGGGGATCGAGCCGCAATCCTATCACCCGATCGCCGCCAAGCTGCGCGACGACGAGGTCGAGCGATTGTTCCAGACGCTGCGCGACAATATCGCGGAGACGGTCGCGACGCTGCCCGAACATCATGCCTATGTCGCGCGCTATTGCGGGGCGGAGGCTCCAAAGGCGGCGTGATGCGCGCCGCAGCGATCCTGATGTTGGCCGCCGCGCCGGCCGCGGCTGCGGCGCAGCAGCCCGCGGACGCCGGGTGGCGGCTCGTCTGGTCGGACGAGTTCGACAAACGCGCGATCGACCGCGGCAAATGGGATTTCGATGTCGATTGTTGGGACGGCGGCAATAACGAACGCCAATGCTATACCGACCGGCCCGCCAATGCAGCGATCGAGGACGGCAAGCTGGTCATCGCTGCGCGCAAGGAGGCGATGACGGGGCCCGCCTTTCCCTTGTCGCAACGCGGCGACCCCGAAAAGGCGACGGCGCAGGCGACGAAGCCCTTTACCTCCGCCCGCCTCGTCACGCGCGGCAAGGCGGCGTGGACCTATGGCAAGGTCGAGGTGCGCGCGAAGCTGCCGCAGGGGCAGGGGACGTGGCCCGCGATCTGGATGCTGCCCGAAG contains these protein-coding regions:
- a CDS encoding cupin-like domain-containing protein translates to MAEADASIYTRLGSVPEREWDKGAGLDALLEGAREPFVLRGLTADWPLVEAGKASAQGARRYLLDRARDRPFKVSIGPPGHDGRLFYDADMEMNFRVGTGKLADIFAGIDKAEELGEARTVYLASIDMQSHFDGLDEANSVDLGDRDPIRSIWIGTRTQIAAHNDFPDNLACCAVGRRRFTLFPPRQFRNLYLGPIDNTPAGRVVSMVDFDAPDLAAHPRFVDAMAEAQTVELEPGDAIFIPSMWWHHVEGLEGFNVLVNYWWRRTPAWLGQPQAALNHAILAIRDLPPEDRAIWREQFDHYVFDNDASVTDHIPETARSILAPLTSETAGRLRAFLLRALSK
- a CDS encoding tryptophan halogenase family protein, which encodes MSDKKPVRVVIAGGGTAGWMMASAIARTMGHTVDLTLVESEAIGTIGVGESTIPPLVNFNRILGIPEPDFMRATQATFKLGILFDNWKHDGDSYFHSFGLSGKDHWSAGFQHFWLNARERGLEQPYEDYCLELVAGMQGKFAHLPEDRMNYAYHVDATLYGRYLRKLAEADGCTRVEGKISRVELDGESGDIAALHLDGERRIEGDMFVDCTGFRGLLIDGALHAGFEDWSHWLPNDSAIAVQSKHLGPPMPYTQAIAHDAGWQWRIPLQHRMGAGIVYTSGYLSRDEAYDRLMGSVGEPLIEPFDIKFKGGVRRKQWFRNCVAVGLAGGFVEPLEATTVHLIQRAVLRFIRLMPNGRVSERDAQEFNDQQRTDIEQIRDFVVLHYKATNRRDSPFWRHVAAMPIPDSLQQKIELFRETGRVFRKNEELFAENSWVQVMMGQGIEPQSYHPIAAKLRDDEVERLFQTLRDNIAETVATLPEHHAYVARYCGAEAPKAA